Below is a window of Ktedonobacteraceae bacterium DNA.
CGGTCCGAGAGATAGCCGCCAAGGAAATTCGAGGGGACCGTCAGTGCTGCCCCCAACGCCACCACCAGACCGGCGACCTGAAGGGAATATCCCTTTTCGACGACCACAAACGTGGGCAGCCAGAATTGCAACCCCAGTGCGACCGCAAGGCGCACATACTGAATCGAGCCGATCAACCACATGGCACGATACCTGAAGAGCGACAGCAGGTCGCGCAGTGGCCGTGGTTTTCCAGTAACAGTGCCGGCGCCCTGGTATCCAAAACGCCAGTAGAGCAATGTGACGAGAAGCCCGGTCAGGGAGAACAGGACAAACAGGAGCCGCCAGCCTAAGGGACCAACAAGGTAAGGACCAAAAATATTGAGCAAGACATTCGAAGAGGAGCCACCGGCAACGTAGAGTCCCATCGCCATCGCACGCCGGTTCGGCGGGAAAAGCGCGTTGATCAGCAGTAACCCTGGAGCGAACATCAAGGCACGAAAGAAGCCGGAGATGGCCTGATTGAGCACCAGGAGCCAGTAGACATGCAGCAGCGCGAAGCTCAATGATAGCACGCTTGAGCCGATGAGTCCCATCAGGAACAACCGCCTGGCACCAAAGCGGTCGGCCAGATAGCCAGCCGGAATCTGCATGAGCGCATAGGTCAGGGTCGAGGCTGCCGCCAGGGTGCCGCCTTGCGTGAAGTCGAGGCCGACATTCTGACGGATCAGGGGGAGAAACAGCGAGATGCCGCCCGTCGCGAGTATCTGCTGGCTCTGACACAGCACAAGCAGAAGAACGGTCAACGCGATGATCTGCTTCCCTGGTTTGCGTTCGGTACCAGGAAGCGTAAGCTCGTCTGATTTAGCCATCAGATGCGCACCTGATAGGGATTGAGCGCAGGAATCGTCCCGGTCAACTCATACGTACCCACCATGAGCAGCTTGAGGTCGGTCGCGTCATGTACTGAGAAGGTGCGCGCATTGCGCCAGAAGCGATCAAGCCGGTAGGTATTGGAGGTACTGCGAGCACCAGTGAGTTCATGCATGCCGCCAGTCGTCGTGAGCGCAGCATCCACACTTGCGACCTTGGAACGCATCGCATGAGCCAGCAGTCCGCTGATGTCCTGGCCCGCTTCAAACGTTTCGACCAGGTGAGCCACTTCGCGTTGGAGGGCATGGGCCGCAGCCAGCTTCGTCGAGAATTCACCCACATGCAGTCGCATGAGCGGGTCTTCGGCAGCCCCCCTCACGCCTGGAAGAATGGTGCGATTGACCGTGCGCACGTAATCGAGCATGGCGTCAAAGCCTCCCATGCCAATGCCCAGTTCCAGCGCTCCATGCAGGAGAAAGACAGCCGGGATTAGCAGTGGGTCGAGGTCAGCCCGGTGGTAATGCCAGCCATCAGGCACAAACACATCCTCATACGTGATGCTCTGGCTGACGGTCGCACGCTGGCCCATATTATCCCAATCATGATGCAGCTTGACGCCGGGGGCATTGAGAGGGACGAGGGCGTGATGCATCCCCTCTACTCCTTCCAGGATCAGTCCAACACTGGCATAGCGCGCTCCCCCACTGCCGGTGTTGAACGTTTTGGTGCCGTTGACTACAATCCCACCGGGAACTTTGCGAGCTATGACCCGACCGCTGGTTCCGGTCTCGGCATTTGAGGCAACGAAGCGGGCGTCCTCTTCTAAAACTTCGTGAGCGAGTTGCCTGAGCGTCGACTCAGGGAGGTCCGCATGAGAAGCGAAGAGTTCCCGCAGAACCACCGTTTGCACGGTATAGATCATACCGGTGCTGCCTTCCCCGGCAGAGAGCTGGGTGATTGTTTCCGCGACCGCTCCGAAGCCAAATGGGAACGTGCCGTTGCTCAGGCCACCATATGCCTGGGGAATATGGATGCGGTATATTCCTGCTTCTGCGATCTGGCGCAGGTTTTCGCCAGGATCTTCTCCCTCTGCATCAACCTGGGCCGAGGTCTGAGCAAAGACTTTCCGCAGCTCCTCCGAGCGGCGAATCAACTCCTGGAGTTCATCGGTCACAGTCGTGTCGCTGATCGACATCGCTCTGTCTCCTTTTCTGACAAGGGTTATTCAAATGAAAAGACAAACGGCAGTGGAAATATCTCTATAAGACGGTTGGCAGGGATCTCTTCTCCTTTTCCTTCCTCTTTTTGCACAGCAGCAGGTTGTACGGTTGAAACTGGTAGCTTGCTCGCTGCCCGCTCCTGCGGATTCACCCAGAAGGTCGAGCGATAGTAGAGCAGCGGCTCATACGATAGAGAATCGTCGCGGAAAGCCACGCTCACGACTTCACCGAGCATCAGCGCGTGATCGCCACCGGGGTACTCGTGTGCCACGCGGCACTCAATGCAGGCCAGCGCTTCAGCAAAAAGTGGCACTCCGGTCGTCTCACCAATGCGGATGGCAATGTCATCGAACCTTTTACTCGACAGGTCCTTGCTGGCGAAGCGCAGGGCAAGAGGTTCCTGCTCCTGTGTGAGCACATTGACGGCAAAGACACCGCTCCGGCGAATCGATGCGTAGGTCTGTGACCGCAGATCCAGGCTGACGAGGATCAAGGGCGGATTGAGCGAAACGGAACTGAAGGCATTGACCGTCAGGCCAAAGTAGGTGTGATCGAGGGC
It encodes the following:
- a CDS encoding MFS transporter — its product is MAKSDELTLPGTERKPGKQIIALTVLLLVLCQSQQILATGGISLFLPLIRQNVGLDFTQGGTLAAASTLTYALMQIPAGYLADRFGARRLFLMGLIGSSVLSLSFALLHVYWLLVLNQAISGFFRALMFAPGLLLINALFPPNRRAMAMGLYVAGGSSSNVLLNIFGPYLVGPLGWRLLFVLFSLTGLLVTLLYWRFGYQGAGTVTGKPRPLRDLLSLFRYRAMWLIGSIQYVRLAVALGLQFWLPTFVVVEKGYSLQVAGLVVALGAALTVPSNFLGGYLSDRLRNPLLIIGTALAMLALTTVLLVRVENLVFLLFVCALNGVFVQLYFGPLFNVPIEMLGPEVAGLASGFGNFFANLGALTFTYTLGALKDATGSFDVGLYGIAALCLLALICTLLLARMKPLTREEAVPMRELP
- a CDS encoding acyl-CoA dehydrogenase family protein, with protein sequence MSISDTTVTDELQELIRRSEELRKVFAQTSAQVDAEGEDPGENLRQIAEAGIYRIHIPQAYGGLSNGTFPFGFGAVAETITQLSAGEGSTGMIYTVQTVVLRELFASHADLPESTLRQLAHEVLEEDARFVASNAETGTSGRVIARKVPGGIVVNGTKTFNTGSGGARYASVGLILEGVEGMHHALVPLNAPGVKLHHDWDNMGQRATVSQSITYEDVFVPDGWHYHRADLDPLLIPAVFLLHGALELGIGMGGFDAMLDYVRTVNRTILPGVRGAAEDPLMRLHVGEFSTKLAAAHALQREVAHLVETFEAGQDISGLLAHAMRSKVASVDAALTTTGGMHELTGARSTSNTYRLDRFWRNARTFSVHDATDLKLLMVGTYELTGTIPALNPYQVRI
- a CDS encoding flavin reductase family protein — its product is MSFTPSDFRTTMARFATGVTIVTTALDHTYFGLTVNAFSSVSLNPPLILVSLDLRSQTYASIRRSGVFAVNVLTQEQEPLALRFASKDLSSKRFDDIAIRIGETTGVPLFAEALACIECRVAHEYPGGDHALMLGEVVSVAFRDDSLSYEPLLYYRSTFWVNPQERAASKLPVSTVQPAAVQKEEGKGEEIPANRLIEIFPLPFVFSFE